One genomic window of Punica granatum isolate Tunisia-2019 chromosome 1, ASM765513v2, whole genome shotgun sequence includes the following:
- the LOC116196607 gene encoding protein DOG1-like 4, with product MRTKVEEFSQYYEKWVTQLDLYLQRLVMASTGITPPTEAELRDLVSRLTTHHKGYYTEKWAAAQEDVLVFFSPAWATPLENAYLWLTGWKPSTAFGLVANLRKSGMALGSLSEEQVKRIEQLRMKIKYEEEKVDGEMERQQVALADRRLVELARLASRTTRINEHGGGVGGDGPTQVSGMVDVAVRSMAVGLERVMKAADCVRLKTLKGLLDLMSPSQCVEFLAAISMLQIRLRQCGQIRRRMMAQNIEIQPKLGM from the exons ATGAGAACCAAAGTTGAAGAGTTCTCCCAATACTACGAGAAATGGGTTACTCAATTAGATTTGTACCTTCAACGCCTCGTCATGGCCTCAACCGGGATCACACCGCCAACTGAGGCGGAGCTCCGAGACTTGGTGTCGAGGCTTACCACCCACCACAAGGGGTACTACACCGAGAAGTGGGCCGCCGCACAAGAGGACGTGCTCGTGTTCTTCTCACCCGCATGGGCTACTCCGCTCGAGAATGCCTACCTATGGCTCACGGGGTGGAAGCCGTCCACTGCCTTCGGCCTCGTGGCCAACCTGAGGAAGAGCGGCATGGCCCTTGGGAGCCTGTCGGAAGAACAGGTTAAGAGGATCGAGCAGCTCAGGATGAAGATCAAGTACGAGGAGGAGAAGGTTGATGGGGAGATGGAGCGGCAGCAGGTCGCGCTCGCTGATCGGAGGTTGGTGGAGCTCGCTCGGCTCGCTAGCCGAACAACCAGGATCAATGAGCATGGCGGAGGCGTTGGAG GTGATGGGCCAACTCAGGTGAGCGGGATGGTGGATGTGGCGGTGAGGAGCATGGCCGTGGGGCTGGAGAGGGTGATGAAGGCAGCGGACTGTGTGAGGCTGAAAACGCTCAAGGGCCTTTTGGATCTGATGTCTCCATCCCAGTGCGTGGAGTTCTTAGCGGCCATTTCCATGCTGCAGATCAGGCTCAGGCAATGTGGCCAGATTAGGAGGCGGATGATGGCGCAGAATATTGAAATCCAGCCCAAGTTAGGAATGTAG